The Nocardia vinacea genome contains the following window.
CGCCACAACGAGCGCGGTGCCGGCCGCACTGCGCATACGGGGCGAGCGCCACTCCACCGCGAGGAATATGCCCGTCGCCAGTGCAGAGGTGGCCGCAGCATGAGTGGAAGGCATTGCCCAGCTGTGGATTTCGGGCCACAAGGTCAGATCTCCAGCCGGACGCGGGCGCCTGACCACCTGCTTCAACCAATGCGCGATGAAATCGCCCAGCAACAGACTCGCCGCCGCGACACCGCCGACCCGCCAGCTCCGCGTCGCGACCACGGCTAATACCCCGGCCAGCGCGACGATCTCGAGCACCTCGATGCGCATTCCGGCATTGCCGATGCCCTGAATCACCTGCGTCACCGCGTCGGCGCGCCGGACCGAGATGACGCGC
Protein-coding sequences here:
- a CDS encoding phosphatase PAP2 family protein, whose translation is MGFDESIMRVISVRRADAVTQVIQGIGNAGMRIEVLEIVALAGVLAVVATRSWRVGGVAAASLLLGDFIAHWLKQVVRRPRPAGDLTLWPEIHSWAMPSTHAAATSALATGIFLAVEWRSPRMRSAAGTALVVAVVFVGGCMVYLGAHWPTDVLAGWLLGAGVGAAVAWTADKLRSNRKTANHLPSDTPGVR